The Harmonia axyridis chromosome 3, icHarAxyr1.1, whole genome shotgun sequence nucleotide sequence ttgaatattcaaaacacAGGTGGTAGTCCGAATCGATCAACTttgaaaacataaaaactaAACGTCAAGAATCAGCTGATTCTACTTTCAGCTGACAAGCAGAACAAGGTTATCGATTATAAAgaagtttatattttaatatgaatACTTCCTTATAAGGGAAAGGGGTTGATGTTACTTTTTGCTTTCAAAAAAGAACCCATTCAAGCACAATACATAAAAATtaggacaaaaaaaaattaaaaatgtactTACTCTATGTTACAAGCCAGTGAAAGTGAACTGTCTGTTATCTGTGGTGAACTGTCATAACATAAGCATGTGAATTTGGTTAGATTTGTTATGACAGAAGTTAACCAAAcatttttagtagttttataAGTAGTAGTCCACATAAcaacttattaaaaaaaattatttagaaaTCAATGTGAAAAGAAAATTATGGCAATTAATACTGAAGTAAAGTTTTTGttagacaatattttgaatagtaTCTGTGAATATCTTCATGTACCTAGAAGGAGAAATCATATAATAAGAATTCACACTAAGAAACTGGAGCTACTGGGAGAAATTAGTTTTCCCTTGAATATAAAAAACTGGCATAGCATTATTGACCAAAAAAATGAagatttaataacaataatagatCATATCGCAGTGAATCAATCTTTATCAAACATTTCTCAAACAACTTTGGAATCTTTTATTACACACCTAAAATGTGAAAGTCAGAATTGGGGTGTATCAGTGAATAATGTGAAGATTATAAAGGACAATGTTcacttttatttcaaaaaacctATAGCATTTTGCAAAACGATACATGATTGTCTATCAATGGGACAAAGCTATGGAGCTATTGAACAAGGCCCAAAAgtgttatttcatatttttaatgaaGAACAATATTGTGATAATTCAGCTGAGATGACCTTGACTCATTTGAGATTAATAACTTTGAAAAAAGTTGCACAAAAACTGACAGAATTCAAGTTGAATCCTTTGCAAGATTCtaacaatattgaaatgaaacttaCTACTAAAAGAAATAGTGACACTGATATTTTATGTGGTAATGTGTTAAATGAAAATGGTAAAAAAGATTCCACCACTTCTGCTGAGGAATTAATAAGGTTTGCTAGTATGTTTTAAATTGTTTATTGTGTTCTAATGGAAAATGGAATTTTCAGAAAGAGATCTGCAGATATGAGACTTATGGCCGAGCATAAATATGGACTTAGAGTGAAGTCCTCAGAATTATGGaaagaatatttcgaaaaacttGGTGTGGCATCTGTCACAATTGAGTTACTCCAAAATAAGCCACATAAGAATGTAAAAGTTTCTTTAAATGATCTAAGTTCTGTTAATAAAGGTAAGTCTAGTATGTTTTCTAGTATACAAGTCTTTAGTTGATTATTGCTGGAGGCTTTTTTATAGAATGTACTTAGCTTGTTAGTACCAAAATTTGGAATTCTTTAATTTCATTAGATAATCTGATTGGTACACAAGACATGAAATagtaaaattttaaattccaaATATTTGGTGATTGTTGAGTTGAATATTAATCAATAATTCTGTTTTCCAGGTGcttcttttatattttataactgTGCCAGATTGTCTACTTTATTCAAAGAATTTGAGAAAAGGGTAAATGATGGAATTTATCCTCAGCTAACTTCACTTCACAATGTGGACTTTTCACTTTTGAATCAGCCAGTAAGTATTAAAGAATGTTCCTCATGTAAGATTATTGCCATCATATAGAGCAAATTAGATATTCATCAGGGTTATTTGAAAATCCACATTTGAGAGAATTCAGCAAAGAAACTTTAATATAGACTATGTTATAAGAATTGCTCAAAACTACCATGTACTCATCAACCCTGATTGCCAAGCCAGAATTACTGAAATTTTTCTGTCAGCCAACTCTTAAATGCAGATGAATTCTTCCATATATTGAAAATCATAGGCAGTCATATTCACATTAACAAAACAGTCTGCAGTGAACTATTGACTGCATACATATATCAATGACTTCGCTCTAAAGTAAAAATACCCAATAATATGAATGACAATGAGTTGATAGAATAGTGGATACAGTAAattcttttcaataatttcattgatttcagaaataagacttaacttaatattttttttttcaggaagaaTGGGAGCTTCTATATGTGTACATTATGCAGTATCCTTTTATGATAAGATCATGTAT carries:
- the LOC123676780 gene encoding DALR anticodon-binding domain-containing protein 3-like isoform X2, whose translation is MAINTEVKFLLDNILNSICEYLHVPRRRNHIIRIHTKKLELLGEISFPLNIKNWHSIIDQKNEDLITIIDHIAVNQSLSNISQTTLESFITHLKCESQNWGVSVNNVKIIKDNVHFYFKKPIAFCKTIHDCLSMGQSYGAIEQGPKVLFHIFNEEQYCDNSAEMTLTHLRLITLKKVAQKLTEFKLNPLQDSNNIEMKLTTKRNSDTDILCGNVLNENGKKDSTTSAEELIRKRSADMRLMAEHKYGLRVKSSELWKEYFEKLGVASVTIELLQNKPHKNVKVSLNDLSSVNKGASFIFYNCARLSTLFKEFEKRVNDGIYPQLTSLHNVDFSLLNQPEEWELLYVYIMQYPFMIRSCIQDIDKGIVNPHYLVSFLSNMCSVFSVYYRRIRILVAPKQHLIPTLNARIYLLRSLENVFHKSLELLNIDPIKEM